The stretch of DNA tctcaTCTTTTGCCCAATTATGGGCAAAAGAGCTGATCTGTTTGGTTAAAAGACAAATAAGtgaaaaaaatatacaaattgggctgcctgtgtaaacgcagcctatgTGTTGAATATCTCTATCTGAATGTGGGGTTGCGTGTCAAAGTGCTGTTGACTTGACCTTTGCCCTCTCATCTTTCCCAGGGGTGAGAGATTCAGTGTCTCATACGGCGCGTCCTGATGATCCCTCCCAGACCGCTGACCCACCTGTACTACTGGACCTCCCTGAGAACAGATCTACTGTCCcgtaagtcacacacacacacacacacacacacacacacacacacacacactcaaatggaCGCACAAGCAGACACATTAAATCTACACACCCCTGTATACCTCCAAACTGAAGCTCAGAAACTTCCAGACCCATTTTCTCTCCCTCAGTCATCCATCTGTCCTGGAGGTCAGCGAGTTTGGACATTGTCACAACGCTGCCGCAGTGAGAGATAGCAGTCCTTACTTCACCTTGTTCTCGAGTCACAGTAAAGTACAGCCGAGAGTGTGCTAACAGTACAAAATGAGTCCATTTATACCAAATCCAGTCTCCAGATGACACAGCACTCATCTAATGTAATAGATTTTCATACAAAGCGGAGACTTTGTCCTCTTTTCTGTAGCTTTCCCTTCTCAtttctcctccacttcatcttgCTGGATAATGTGTGGAGAAGGGGGATTTAGCCCGACAAAGGTCACTAATATAGTAGTCTCTTCGCAGCTCCTCTGTTAATAAGCCCTGAATGGAGATCTTTGTTAATAAGGATCTACGCGAGTAGCGTCTCACAAAAGCAGCCCTGTCGTTGTAATTGCCTCGTCATTTGCAGCCAGGACACGTCAAGCACTTTACTCAGTCATTAGCACGGGGATAATGCGTGTGAGGACCTCGGTCTCCTGCGTCAGGACGATAACATCTCCTCTGATGTTTGGCTCGTTTTTTTAATTGACACGCATACGCAGAAAATAAACACAAATATAGATCGCATGGGCGCTTTGCATACATGAAACAAACAGAGACACGCACACATTGGTTTAAGATGAGAAGACACTGATTTAGACTGGCAtagtaacacatacacacattacagtACGTCTGACTGGGGATAGAGAAGTGGTTTGGTGTACAGAACATTCTGTCTTAGTTTCTTCAATTAATTATATTATTCACTTTtgtctctcgctccccctctctctcattctctcccctccccctctctccctttctttcttctCTTAGGCCGGCACGAGATGCCCCTAACAGGTGCACAAGTCACTTCGATGCAGTGGCCCAGATTCGTGGAGAGGCCTTCTTTTTCAAAGGTACAGAGAGAGGCCAGAAAGGAGAAAAAACAGAGTGTGGCGCTGCCTGCGATCAATATAGAACCCAGCCAAGCATATCTCTCTGAGTtccacacacaccttcacaccaAAACAGGGGATAGCCCTAGAGGGGCCCCCAGTTCCATCTGACTCACACAATCAATTGGATACATTTTACTGTCCAGTTATAAGGTTTTATGAGACAGGTCTCTCTTGCAACAAAAAAATCTTAATTAACATCGGTTAACCTCAAGAGAACTGGTAATAATTAAAGTTAAGTATGTATGGACGCTGTTAATACCCTGTAGAGCTGCAGATTACAAAGTAATAATGCACAGGCTGTGACTAAACTCAGGCAAACTTAGACTAAGGCAGTCCGACACAGATACTGGGAGCTAGGCTGAATCTGCTTCTCCCTGTTCGCTTGGTTGGTTCCGCCAGCTGTGTGCCTGCCTGGGTACAATATGCCCTGAGGTGTCCACACATGTTTTCCCTGTGGACCATTTATCTTATTTTACAATTAACACACATAcaatgcatacaaacacacacacactccacatacagtcctgtacagacacacacaaacacttaaacagagagagaaggacttTGTATTCTCTCTTCCACTTCCTTCCTACTTTTATtttaccttctctctcttcctcctcctaggGAAGTATTTCTGGCGTCTGACGCGGGAGAAGCACCTGGTGTCTCTGCGTCCGGCTCAGACCCACAGGTTCTGGAGAGGCCTGCCTACCAACCTGGACAGTGTGGATGCTGTCTACGAGAGACCTGGGGACCACAAGATCGTCTTCTTCAAAggtacatatttttttatttttttattttttttataactgAAACTCTGCCGTGGCCGTGGTTGAGGCAAGGAGGTCAGCTATGATCCCAATGATGGGCTGGTCAATGGAAGGTGAATGTGTTCTGAGAAACACATGAAAAGAGGTCTATCAGTTGCTACTTCCATTTGTGAACTTATAAATGTATGATCGgtgcccattgattcttgaaagATATAACTTAGCTtattagttcaactgtcacaccccATCAGAACACAAAATATAAGCTAGTTTTACTCCGATGTTTGTAAATAAagcaaatgtaaacaaacactatatagccacaaacatggttaaaactataattttatATCATGGATGATCATAGCTCTGTCAATGAATTtcagagtggttacatttctccggCTGCATCCCTCAGCCTTTTACCAAAACACTGGTGGGGAAACACTTTGTTATTGTGTAACTGCTGCTTTCATGTGTCATCATTGATGGACGTGTCTCATCATTGGCCTTGGAGGGTGTTTTTGACGGTTTTGTGGATAACAGAGAGTTTAAAATACAATCAAGATTACCAAAGCACAAAAACAAGAACACCTCTTGGTTAAACCTGTATCTTGGTAAAACATGAATCTTTATATTTCAGTCAATTGAATAGTTGAATCACAAAACACATTTAATCACAAGTCACTTTCATTCAGTTGAGTTATTAAATTAAACAAGTTATCCAGTTCACTCTCGTTGATTGATGTTCCTTTGTCCCGCCTCCTCAGGACTAAAGTATTGGATATTCAAGGACAACAACGTGGAGGAGGGTTATCCTCGGCCAATCAGCGACTTCGGCTTGCCTATGGAGGGTGTAGACGCGGCCTTTGTGTGGCTCCACAATGACAAGACCTACTTCTTCAAGGACAACCGCTACTGGCGCTATGACGACCATCTACGGCGTATGGATCAGGGCTACCCAAAAGACAGCACACTGTGGAAGGGGATCCCGTCCCCACTAGACGACGCCATGCGATGGTCTGACAGTGAGTATTAGACACACACAGATCAACAtactaaacacacacatttaCTCACTACATATACACATATCGCTCACTTCGTAAAACTAAATACAAGCTGAAAAAACATTCAGTACACTGCACTTGACAGTACACAAAAATAATGGAAGCATTAGTAAAAAAGAATGGAGTACCTGAGTGTATGTCATTCATGCCTGCCCTCAGGGTCCTGACAGGTCTACTTCTACAGTATATCCACTACTAACCCACACTgggtccttttcctctccagCCCCTTGCCCTCTAACTCTCAGACTGGAGACTAAGGGCATCATGTCCCAGCTATTGCACAGTACTTTCAGCAGTGAGCTCCTTACTCATGCCTATCTCAGTCAGACCCTAACCAGTCTAACAGTAATTAAAGTACAATCAGTCGGTAAGTCATTGGTAAGTCATATCACACCAAAGCACACATGCAGTATACAGCCCTcacctctctatctgtctcacaGAAActcaagcgcacacacacacacacacacacacacacacacacacacacacacacacacacacacaagcatataATGTAGCTACAAATACATAAAATAGCTTATCAAACATATTCATACAGTATAGTGACCAAAAGTTATCAAAACCCCTTCTtcagtaacacacacagccattttacGCACTCACTCTACAGTGATGGCAAGCTCCAGCCGAGTCTCCACATGAGCCAGTTAGATCCTTTCTCCCctgtagcgactcctgtggctgaGTGTATGTAAGCGCTTGCCTCCATGTGCTGGGCTCTGTACCGTTGCCAACTCTAGAGGTCCTGCTCGGAGCTGTTTGATGTCGGTGAGCACAGGACACACGGAAAAATGACAGTCTGAGCCACCAGAGGATTCATACATACACACGTGGACCCTGGGGGCCTGGGAACTGGAAGCACATCAAAGACCtcagggagagaggtggatgtGGTGGCAGGGATggaaagagtgggagagagtgcTAGGGAGGATAAGagcgaggaagggggagagagagagagagagaggaagagaactgcttttagagacagatgagggggGGGAATTATatttgagagagaggaagagaatgagagTTTGTTGTGGGAATACGAACTGGTGTAGGAAAACAAACTGGGTgaatagagagagggactggacgAAAAACAGCGAGACAGAATCAAGTGACTGATGTATTACCATAGCAAAATCAATCGTCACACCCTCTTTTTCACTTATGCAGCCTCTTTGTCTTCTTCCTCTTTTCATTAAGGCTCCTCATACTTCTTCAAGGGGAAGGAGTACTGGCGTGTGGTGGGCAGCGATATGGAGGTGGAGGCTGGGTACCCACGGTCCATAGGTAAGGACTGGCTGGTGTGTACAGAGATGCAGTCGGACTCCCCAGCCACAGAGGCCAATAACACGGCTAACACGCGGCTACACGGGCAGCACCACGCCGACCACGCCGAAAACGGCTACGAGGTGTGCTCCTGCACATCCAACTCTGCCTCGCCCTTGGGAGCCcagccctccccctcccccctctggctACTTGCCCTCTTGACTGTCTCTGGGGTACTATCCTACCTCCCTCTATGATGTAAGCAGAGGGGAGCGGCCTCACTCTGTGACAGGAAGTACAGCAGCCAATCTGCTGAGAGCGGGGGAGTGGCTTAAGGGGCTTTTTGCCTGGGTTCTGCCAGACCAGCTACACCATCGAATCAAAACAATGACTGGAGGATTTTTTTGTTATTGTTATCTTATTTGGGATCCTCATTgttaatttgttttatttattatacCAAATCTTTCTCAATGTATCAATATGCTTTCAAATGAATGATGTTTAAATTATGATACTGGATTGAATTAGAAATGTGATAACATGACGATAATGGAAATAGTATATCAActtgatgatgataatgataacaACTTTATAGCAAAATGTCCCTCCGTGACTAAGCAGTCTAGAAGGAGAGTGGTCCTCTGGGATGCTGTGCTCCCTGTCCCCTTGTTCGTGCAATCACTATAAGAGCTTTAAAGTAACTCTCCAGTGTTTTGGGGTTTCTGTGAAATATGACCTATTATTAATTACAATATTAGTGAAAGTTTTccttccccccaaaaatgtattctgttaaaaagcagcttttctTTGTTGGAATGTTGTGGGGCgtgccccaacaacagaatggtgttgGCGTATACCGGTCATTAAAAATATTCACACGACTAGACCACTGAATGGCTAGCTCATCCTCCTCAGGAAGATGACCATCCTCTCTGAGGAAATAACCAAGCATTTTTTTTAACCGTTTGAGTTTGGGTTTTTCAAGTGTTTTGtctccaatttatgctttggccacaaatactagtataggatgagtcaacaGCATTATTTGCGTATGAGTTAGCAGAATTTTaacttttaaatgtttttttttactggaAAGTTACTTTAagaaccctcacacacacacacacagaccactccATGTGCGTTTTTTACAGTCTGAGCTAGCTGGACAAATgtatctgtctcctctcact from Oncorhynchus keta strain PuntledgeMale-10-30-2019 unplaced genomic scaffold, Oket_V2 Un_scaffold_22955_pilon_pilon, whole genome shotgun sequence encodes:
- the LOC118384875 gene encoding matrix metalloproteinase-17-like, which gives rise to MRRPGSVSERCWSSEWQGMISQMFQFARRIWIISPEMLLLPMFWFLSQALAAPSLTAEQMDMGVDWLSKFGYLPPPDPVTGQLQTKEALTKAIKAMQKFGGLEETGVLDQATLGLMKTPRCSLPDLSETEAVVGRRRRALTPQNKWSKRHLSWRIRTFPKESPLLGRDTVRALMYYALKVWSDISPLNFHEVAGNDADIQIDFTKADHNDGYPFDGPGGTVAHAFFPGERFTAGDTHFDDDEAWTFRSPDSHGMDLFAVAVHEFGHAIGLAHTSAIESIMRPYYQGPVGDPLKYDLPYEDKVRVWQLYGVRDSVSHTARPDDPSQTADPPVLLDLPENRSTVPPARDAPNRCTSHFDAVAQIRGEAFFFKGKYFWRLTREKHLVSLRPAQTHRFWRGLPTNLDSVDAVYERPGDHKIVFFKGLKYWIFKDNNVEEGYPRPISDFGLPMEGVDAAFVWLHNDKTYFFKDNRYWRYDDHLRRMDQGYPKDSTLWKGIPSPLDDAMRWSDSSSYFFKGKEYWRVVGSDMEVEAGYPRSIGKDWLVCTEMQSDSPATEANNTANTRLHGQHHADHAENGYEVCSCTSNSASPLGAQPSPSPLWLLALLTVSGVLSYLPL